The following proteins come from a genomic window of Citrobacter europaeus:
- a CDS encoding endonuclease/exonuclease/phosphatase family protein, translating to MSGSGVQFSFNVLTINTHKGFTAFNRRFILPELREAVRTVGADIVCLQEVMGAHEAHSLHIENWPDTSHYEFLADTMWSDFAYGRNAVYPQGHHGNAVLSRYPIEHYENRDVSVGASEKRGVLYCRIVPPMLSHPIHVMCVHLGLREAHRQAQLAMLADWVNALPDTEPVVIAGDFNDWRQTANRPLKARAGLDEIFTRAHGRPARTFPVQFPLLRLDRIYVKNANASTPTTLALRHWRHLSDHAPLSAEIHL from the coding sequence ATGAGCGGATCGGGAGTTCAATTTTCATTCAATGTGCTCACCATTAATACTCACAAAGGGTTCACCGCCTTCAACCGGCGTTTTATTTTGCCTGAGCTACGGGAGGCTGTCAGAACGGTTGGTGCAGACATTGTGTGTCTGCAGGAAGTCATGGGCGCGCACGAAGCTCATTCGTTGCATATTGAGAACTGGCCGGATACCAGCCACTACGAATTTCTGGCGGACACGATGTGGAGCGACTTCGCCTACGGGCGTAACGCCGTATACCCGCAGGGACATCACGGTAATGCGGTGCTGTCGCGGTATCCCATTGAGCATTATGAAAATCGTGATGTTTCCGTCGGCGCGAGTGAAAAGCGCGGGGTCCTTTACTGCCGAATCGTACCGCCAATGCTCTCCCACCCCATCCATGTGATGTGCGTGCATCTCGGTTTACGTGAAGCTCACCGCCAGGCTCAGCTCGCTATGCTGGCAGACTGGGTCAACGCCCTGCCCGACACGGAGCCCGTGGTGATCGCCGGAGATTTTAATGACTGGCGGCAAACGGCCAATCGCCCGTTGAAAGCCAGGGCCGGCCTTGATGAGATTTTTACCCGCGCCCACGGTCGCCCGGCGCGAACCTTTCCGGTGCAGTTTCCCCTGCTGCGTCTGGACAGGATCTACGTGAAAAACGCCAATGCCAGTACTCCAACGACGCTGGCGCTGCGCCACTGGCGACATTTGTCCGATCATGCCCCCCTGAGTGCGGAGATTCATTTATGA
- a CDS encoding YbhQ family protein, whose product MRWQQRVRVATGLSCWQIVLHLLVVALLVMGWMSGTLVRVGLGLCVVYGVTVLLMLALQRHHEQRWRDVADVLEELTTTWYFGAAMIVLWLLSRVLQNNVLLALAGLVILAGPAVVSLLAKDKKLHHLASKHRIRR is encoded by the coding sequence ATGAGGTGGCAACAACGTGTTCGTGTCGCAACGGGTCTAAGTTGCTGGCAGATAGTGTTGCATTTACTGGTAGTGGCGTTGCTGGTAATGGGCTGGATGAGCGGCACGCTGGTGCGCGTCGGCCTGGGATTATGCGTCGTTTACGGCGTAACGGTTTTATTAATGCTGGCCTTGCAACGTCACCATGAACAGCGCTGGCGCGACGTCGCTGACGTGCTGGAAGAGCTGACTACCACGTGGTATTTCGGTGCCGCAATGATCGTACTGTGGCTGCTGTCGCGTGTGTTGCAAAATAACGTCTTGCTGGCACTGGCGGGGCTGGTGATCCTTGCCGGACCCGCCGTGGTCTCGCTGCTGGCGAAAGACAAAAAGCTACATCACCTTGCGTCTAAACATCGCATACGCCGCTGA
- a CDS encoding ABC transporter permease: MFHRLWTLIRKELQSLLREPQTRAILILPVLIQVILFPFAATLEVTNATIAIYNEDNGKHSVELTQRFARASAFTHVLLLKSPQEIQPTIDTQKALLLVRFPANFSRNLDTFQQAPMQIILDGRNSNSAQIAANYLQQIVKEYQQELMDGKPKPNNSELVVRNWYNPNLDYKWFVVPSLIAMITTIGVMIVTSLSVAREREQGTLDQLLVSPLTTWQIFIGKAVPALIVATFQATIVLAIGIWAYHIPFAGSLGLFYFTMVIYGLSLVGFGLLISSLCATQQQAFIGVFVFMMPAILLSGYVSPVENMPVWLQNLTWINPIRHFTDITKQIYLKDASLQIVWGSLWPLLVIAATTGSAAYAMFRRKVM; encoded by the coding sequence ATGTTTCATCGATTATGGACATTAATTCGCAAAGAGCTGCAATCGCTGTTACGCGAACCGCAGACGCGAGCCATTCTGATTTTACCGGTGCTGATTCAGGTTATCCTGTTCCCGTTCGCGGCAACGCTGGAAGTCACCAACGCGACTATCGCTATCTATAACGAAGATAACGGTAAACATTCGGTGGAGCTCACCCAGCGCTTCGCCCGCGCCAGCGCCTTTACGCATGTTCTGCTGCTGAAAAGTCCGCAGGAGATCCAGCCCACCATCGACACGCAAAAAGCCCTGCTGTTGGTGCGTTTCCCGGCTAACTTTTCGCGTAATCTGGATACCTTCCAGCAGGCTCCCATGCAGATTATCCTCGACGGACGTAACTCCAACAGCGCGCAAATTGCCGCGAATTACCTGCAGCAAATCGTTAAGGAGTATCAGCAGGAGCTGATGGACGGCAAGCCGAAGCCGAATAACAGCGAGCTGGTAGTGCGTAACTGGTATAACCCGAATCTGGATTATAAATGGTTTGTGGTTCCGTCGCTGATCGCCATGATCACCACTATCGGCGTAATGATCGTCACCTCGCTCTCGGTTGCCCGCGAGCGCGAGCAAGGCACGCTGGATCAACTGCTGGTTTCCCCGCTTACCACTTGGCAGATTTTCATCGGCAAAGCGGTGCCTGCGTTAATTGTGGCCACTTTTCAGGCCACCATTGTGCTGGCGATCGGCATCTGGGCTTATCACATCCCATTTGCCGGTTCACTGGGGTTGTTCTATTTCACGATGGTAATTTACGGGCTGTCGCTGGTCGGCTTTGGTCTGCTGATTTCATCGCTGTGCGCCACCCAGCAGCAGGCATTTATCGGGGTGTTTGTGTTTATGATGCCAGCGATTTTACTCTCGGGCTATGTTTCACCGGTCGAAAACATGCCGGTCTGGTTGCAGAATCTCACGTGGATAAACCCAATCCGTCATTTTACGGACATCACCAAACAAATTTACCTGAAGGATGCGAGTCTGCAGATTGTCTGGGGAAGTTTGTGGCCGCTATTAGTGATAGCGGCCACGACCGGCTCAGCGGCGTATGCGATGTTTAGACGCAAGGTGATGTAG
- a CDS encoding ABC transporter permease — protein MSNSALSWRRVRALCVKETRQIVRDPSSWLIAVVIPLLLLFIFGYGINLDSSKLRVGILLEQQSEEALDFTHTMTGSPYIDATISDNRQELIEKMQAGRIRGLVVIPVDFAQQMARPNDVAPIQVITDGSEPNTANFVQGYVEGIWQIWQQQRAEDRGESFKPLIDVQTRYWFNPAAISQHFIIPGAVTIIMTVIGAILTSLVVAREWERGTMEALLSTEVTRVELLLCKLIPYYFLGMLAMLLCMLVSVFILGVPYRGSLLILFFITSLFLLSTLGMGLLISTITRNQFNAAQVALNAAFLPSIMLSGFIFQIDSMPAIIRAVTYIIPARYFVSTLQSLFLAGNIPVVLIVNVLFLIASAVMFIGLTWLKTKRRLD, from the coding sequence ATGAGTAACTCCGCTCTCTCCTGGCGTCGCGTACGTGCGCTGTGCGTAAAAGAGACGCGCCAGATCGTCCGCGATCCCAGCAGTTGGCTGATTGCGGTGGTGATCCCGCTGCTGCTGCTGTTTATCTTCGGCTACGGGATCAACCTCGACTCCAGCAAGCTGCGGGTAGGGATTTTGCTCGAACAGCAAAGCGAAGAGGCGCTGGATTTCACCCATACTATGACCGGTTCGCCCTATATTGACGCCACCATCAGCGATAACCGTCAGGAACTGATTGAGAAAATGCAGGCCGGGCGCATTCGCGGGCTGGTGGTGATCCCGGTGGATTTCGCCCAGCAGATGGCGCGGCCCAACGACGTGGCGCCGATCCAGGTGATTACCGACGGCAGTGAGCCGAATACCGCCAACTTTGTGCAGGGTTATGTCGAAGGCATCTGGCAAATCTGGCAGCAACAGCGGGCGGAAGATCGTGGAGAATCGTTCAAGCCATTGATCGATGTGCAGACCCGCTACTGGTTTAACCCGGCGGCCATCAGCCAGCACTTTATTATTCCTGGGGCAGTAACCATCATAATGACGGTCATTGGCGCCATCCTCACCTCATTAGTGGTGGCACGCGAATGGGAGCGCGGAACCATGGAAGCGCTGCTGTCTACCGAAGTCACCCGCGTCGAACTCCTACTGTGCAAACTGATCCCCTATTACTTTCTGGGCATGCTGGCGATGCTGCTGTGTATGCTGGTATCGGTGTTTATTCTTGGCGTGCCCTATCGTGGCTCCTTGCTGATCCTGTTTTTTATTACCAGCCTGTTTCTGCTCAGTACGCTCGGTATGGGGTTGCTTATTTCCACCATCACTCGCAACCAGTTTAACGCCGCGCAGGTCGCGCTGAATGCCGCCTTCCTGCCCTCGATTATGCTGTCGGGTTTTATCTTCCAGATAGACAGCATGCCCGCGATTATTCGGGCGGTGACCTACATTATTCCGGCTCGTTATTTCGTCAGCACCCTGCAAAGCCTGTTTCTGGCGGGAAATATTCCGGTAGTGCTGATTGTCAACGTGCTGTTTTTAATCGCTTCGGCAGTAATGTTTATCGGCCTGACGTGGCTTAAAACCAAACGTCGGCTGGATTAA
- a CDS encoding ATP-binding cassette domain-containing protein, whose translation MNDAVITLKGLTKNFAGMEKPAVAPLDCTVHAGYVTGLVGPDGAGKTTLMRMLAGLLKPDAGSAAVIGFDPIRDDSALHAVLGYMPQKFGLYEDLTVMENLNLYADLRSVTGETREKTFARLLEFTSLGPFTGRLAGKLSGGMKQKLGLACTLVGEPKVLLLDEPGVGVDPISRRELWQMVHELAGDGMLILWSTSYLDEAEQCRDVLLMNEGELLYQGDPTQLTQTMAGRSFLMSSPQENNRRLLQRALKLPQVSDGMIQGKSVRLILKKEATAQQIQRADGMPEITINETAPRFEDAFIDLLGGAGTSESPLGAILHTVEGTPGETVIEAKALTKKFGDFAATDHVDFAVQRGEIFGLLGPNGAGKSTTFKMMCGLLVPTSGKALVLDMDLKVSSGKARQHLGYMAQKFSLYGNLTVEQNLRFFSGVYGLRGRAQKEKIDRMSEAFGLKNIASHATDELPLGFKQRLALACSLMHEPDILFLDEPTSGVDPLTRREFWLHINSMVEKGVTVMVTTHFMDEAEYCDRIGLVYRGKLIASGTPDDLKAQAADSDTPDPTMEQAFITLINDWDKEHTHE comes from the coding sequence ATGAATGACGCCGTCATTACGCTTAAAGGGCTGACGAAAAACTTTGCCGGAATGGAAAAACCGGCTGTCGCCCCACTCGACTGCACCGTCCATGCGGGCTACGTGACCGGACTTGTCGGACCCGACGGCGCGGGCAAAACTACGCTGATGCGAATGCTGGCGGGGTTGTTAAAACCCGATGCCGGAAGTGCTGCGGTGATTGGTTTTGATCCCATCAGAGACGACAGCGCGCTGCATGCAGTGCTCGGCTATATGCCGCAGAAATTTGGTCTGTATGAAGATTTGACGGTCATGGAGAACCTCAATCTCTATGCTGATTTGCGCAGCGTCACCGGTGAAACGCGAGAAAAAACCTTTGCCCGGCTACTGGAATTCACCTCGCTGGGGCCGTTTACCGGACGACTGGCTGGCAAGCTTTCCGGTGGCATGAAACAGAAGCTCGGGCTTGCCTGTACGCTGGTCGGCGAACCCAAAGTATTGCTGCTGGATGAGCCAGGCGTCGGCGTCGACCCTATTTCCCGTCGCGAACTGTGGCAAATGGTCCACGAACTGGCCGGGGACGGCATGCTGATCCTCTGGAGTACATCCTATCTGGATGAGGCTGAACAGTGTCGTGATGTGCTGCTGATGAACGAAGGGGAATTATTATACCAGGGCGATCCCACTCAGCTTACGCAAACCATGGCGGGTCGCAGCTTCCTGATGAGCAGTCCGCAGGAAAACAACCGCCGGCTGCTGCAACGCGCATTAAAACTGCCGCAGGTCAGCGATGGGATGATTCAGGGGAAATCAGTCCGTTTAATCCTGAAAAAAGAGGCTACAGCTCAGCAGATTCAACGCGCTGACGGCATGCCGGAGATAACCATCAACGAAACTGCGCCGCGCTTCGAAGATGCTTTTATCGATTTACTCGGTGGGGCCGGAACATCAGAGTCCCCGCTGGGGGCTATCCTGCATACCGTGGAAGGCACGCCTGGCGAAACGGTGATCGAGGCCAAAGCGCTGACCAAGAAATTTGGCGATTTTGCCGCTACCGACCACGTAGACTTTGCCGTGCAGCGCGGCGAGATTTTTGGTCTGTTAGGACCCAACGGCGCCGGTAAGTCTACCACGTTTAAAATGATGTGCGGCCTGCTGGTCCCCACTTCCGGCAAAGCGCTGGTGCTGGATATGGATCTGAAAGTCAGCTCCGGCAAAGCGCGTCAGCATCTGGGCTATATGGCGCAGAAATTCTCCCTGTATGGCAACCTGACGGTTGAACAGAATCTGCGCTTTTTCTCCGGTGTCTACGGCCTGCGCGGTCGGGCGCAGAAAGAGAAAATTGACCGTATGAGCGAGGCATTCGGCCTGAAGAACATCGCCTCCCACGCCACCGACGAATTGCCGCTGGGCTTTAAGCAGCGTCTGGCGCTGGCCTGCTCACTGATGCATGAACCCGACATTCTGTTCCTTGATGAACCCACTTCCGGGGTCGATCCCCTCACCCGCCGCGAGTTCTGGTTGCATATCAACAGCATGGTGGAAAAAGGCGTCACGGTGATGGTGACCACCCACTTTATGGATGAGGCGGAATACTGCGATCGCATCGGGTTGGTGTATCGCGGCAAACTGATTGCCAGCGGTACGCCGGACGACCTGAAAGCTCAGGCTGCCGACAGCGACACGCCGGATCCGACAATGGAGCAGGCGTTTATTACGCTAATCAATGACTGGGATAAGGAGCATACGCATGAGTAA
- the hlyD gene encoding secretion protein HlyD yields MKKPVVLGLVIAALVAVIAGGTWWYQSRQDNGLTLYGNVDIRSVNLSFRVGGRLASLAVDEGDAITAGQVLGELDRAPYENALMQAKANVAAAQAQYDLMLAGYREEEIAQTAAAVKQAQAAYDYAQNFYNRQVGLWKSRTISANDLENARSSRDQALASLKSAQDKLTQYRSGNRVQDIEQAKAALEQAQAELAQAELNLHDTTLTSPSDGTLLTRAVEPGSMLNEGGTVLTLSLTRPVWVRAYVDERNLSQAQPGREIQLYTDGRPDKPYHGKIGFVSPTAEFTPKTVETPDLRTDLVYRLRIVVTDADDALRQGMPVTIKFADEARHE; encoded by the coding sequence ATGAAAAAACCTGTCGTTCTCGGGCTGGTCATCGCGGCCCTCGTTGCCGTGATTGCCGGTGGAACGTGGTGGTATCAAAGCCGGCAAGATAACGGCCTGACGCTGTACGGCAATGTCGACATCCGTAGCGTCAACCTGAGTTTTCGCGTCGGCGGCAGGCTGGCCTCGCTGGCTGTTGACGAAGGCGATGCGATTACCGCCGGTCAGGTGCTGGGCGAACTGGATCGCGCGCCGTATGAAAACGCATTAATGCAGGCAAAAGCCAATGTTGCCGCTGCGCAGGCGCAATACGATCTGATGCTGGCAGGATATCGCGAAGAAGAGATCGCGCAAACCGCGGCGGCTGTCAAACAGGCGCAGGCGGCCTATGATTACGCGCAGAACTTTTACAATCGGCAGGTAGGATTGTGGAAAAGCCGCACCATTTCCGCCAACGATCTGGAAAACGCCCGTTCATCACGGGATCAGGCGCTGGCCTCACTGAAATCCGCGCAGGATAAGCTCACGCAATATCGCAGCGGTAATCGTGTACAGGACATCGAACAGGCAAAAGCCGCGCTCGAACAGGCCCAGGCCGAGCTGGCGCAGGCAGAGCTTAATTTGCATGACACCACGCTGACCTCGCCGTCAGATGGCACGCTTCTCACCCGTGCGGTTGAACCCGGCAGCATGCTGAACGAAGGGGGCACGGTACTGACGCTGTCGCTCACGCGTCCGGTATGGGTTCGCGCCTACGTTGACGAACGAAATCTGAGCCAGGCGCAGCCAGGACGAGAAATCCAGCTCTATACCGATGGTCGCCCGGACAAACCGTATCACGGTAAAATCGGCTTCGTATCCCCTACCGCCGAGTTTACGCCGAAAACGGTTGAGACCCCTGACCTGCGCACCGACCTGGTTTATCGACTGCGAATTGTCGTCACCGACGCGGACGATGCGCTACGCCAGGGAATGCCGGTAACAATTAAGTTTGCCGATGAGGCACGGCATGAATGA
- the cecR gene encoding transcriptional regulator CecR, translating into MNTPTMTTKGEQAKNQLIAAALAQFGEYGLHATTRDIAAQAGQNIAAITYYFGSKEDLYLACAQWIADFIGSQFRPHAEEAERLFAQPEPDRGAMRELILRACKNMIMLLTQDDTVNLSKFISREQLSPTAAYQLVHDQVINPLHTHLTRLIAAYTGGDANDTQMILHTHAILGEVLAFRLGKETILLRTGWSQFDEDKTALIDQTITCHIDLILQGLTQRSLES; encoded by the coding sequence ATGAATACACCCACCATGACAACCAAAGGTGAACAGGCGAAAAATCAGCTCATTGCCGCCGCGCTGGCGCAGTTTGGCGAGTATGGTCTGCATGCCACCACGCGCGATATCGCCGCGCAGGCCGGGCAAAATATTGCGGCCATCACCTACTATTTTGGCTCAAAAGAGGATTTATATCTCGCCTGCGCCCAGTGGATTGCAGATTTTATCGGCTCACAGTTTCGCCCGCACGCTGAAGAAGCCGAGCGTCTGTTTGCGCAGCCGGAGCCTGATCGCGGCGCTATGCGCGAACTGATCCTGCGCGCCTGCAAAAATATGATCATGCTGTTAACTCAGGACGACACCGTTAACCTGAGCAAATTTATCTCGCGTGAACAGCTTTCCCCCACCGCGGCTTATCAACTGGTGCACGACCAGGTTATCAATCCGCTGCATACACACCTGACACGCCTGATTGCCGCCTATACCGGCGGCGATGCCAACGATACCCAAATGATTCTGCACACCCACGCCATACTCGGCGAAGTGCTGGCCTTTCGTCTGGGGAAAGAAACCATTCTGTTGCGTACGGGCTGGTCACAATTTGATGAGGATAAAACCGCGCTGATTGACCAAACGATCACCTGTCACATCGATCTTATTCTGCAAGGTTTAACGCAAAGGAGTCTGGAGTCATGA
- the rhlE gene encoding ATP-dependent RNA helicase RhlE produces the protein MSFDSLGLNPDILRAVAEQGYREPTPIQQQAIPAVLEGRDLMASAQTGTGKTAGFTLPLLQHLITHQPHGKSRRPVRALILTPTRELAAQIGENVRDYSKYLNIRSLVVFGGVSINPQMMKLRGGVDVLIATPGRLLDLEHQNAVKLDQVEILVLDEADRMLDMGFIHDIRRVLAKLPAKRQNLLFSATFSDDIKSLAEKLLHNPLEIEVARRNTASEQVTQHVHFVDKKRKRELLSQMIGQGNWQQVLVFTRTKHGANHLAEQLNKDGIRSAAIHGNKSQGARTRALADFKSGDIRVLVATDIAARGLDIEELPHVVNYELPNVPEDYVHRIGRTGRAAATGEALSLVCVDEHKLLRDIEKLLKKEIPRIATPGYEPDPSIKAEPIQNGRQQRGGGGRGQGGAGRGQQPRRQDGGAPKAKPRSGEGKPAGDKPRPPRRPRKPSTAQ, from the coding sequence ATGTCTTTTGATTCCCTTGGTTTAAACCCTGATATTTTACGTGCCGTTGCCGAGCAGGGTTACCGTGAACCTACCCCTATTCAGCAGCAGGCGATCCCTGCCGTGCTGGAAGGCCGCGATCTGATGGCCAGCGCCCAGACCGGCACGGGGAAAACGGCAGGTTTTACCCTGCCGCTGTTGCAGCACCTGATTACTCATCAGCCGCATGGTAAAAGCCGTCGTCCGGTTCGTGCGCTGATCCTTACGCCAACCCGCGAACTGGCAGCCCAGATTGGCGAAAACGTCCGTGATTACAGTAAGTATCTGAATATTCGCTCGCTGGTGGTTTTCGGCGGCGTCAGTATTAACCCGCAGATGATGAAGCTGCGTGGCGGCGTGGATGTGCTGATTGCCACTCCGGGTCGTTTGCTCGATCTGGAGCACCAGAATGCGGTGAAACTGGATCAGGTTGAAATCCTGGTGCTGGATGAAGCTGACCGCATGCTGGATATGGGCTTTATTCACGACATTCGTCGCGTTCTGGCGAAATTGCCGGCAAAACGTCAGAACCTGCTGTTCTCAGCAACGTTCTCTGACGATATCAAGTCGCTGGCCGAAAAGCTGCTGCACAATCCGCTGGAAATCGAAGTGGCGCGTCGTAATACCGCGTCCGAGCAGGTGACTCAGCACGTTCATTTCGTAGATAAGAAGCGTAAACGCGAACTGTTGTCGCAGATGATAGGTCAGGGCAACTGGCAGCAGGTGCTGGTGTTTACCCGTACCAAACACGGTGCGAACCATCTGGCGGAACAGCTGAATAAAGACGGTATCCGTAGCGCGGCGATCCACGGTAACAAATCTCAGGGAGCGCGTACGCGTGCGCTGGCTGATTTTAAATCCGGTGATATTCGCGTGCTGGTGGCGACCGACATTGCCGCGCGCGGCCTGGACATTGAAGAATTGCCGCATGTGGTGAACTACGAGTTGCCAAACGTCCCGGAAGATTACGTGCACCGTATTGGTCGTACCGGTCGTGCGGCCGCTACTGGCGAAGCGTTGTCTCTGGTGTGCGTCGATGAACATAAGCTGCTGCGCGACATCGAGAAGCTGCTGAAAAAAGAGATCCCGCGTATTGCAACGCCAGGCTATGAGCCAGACCCGTCCATCAAAGCCGAGCCGATCCAGAATGGTCGCCAGCAGCGTGGCGGCGGCGGCCGTGGTCAGGGTGGAGCAGGGCGTGGCCAACAGCCGCGTCGTCAGGATGGCGGTGCGCCAAAAGCGAAACCGCGTAGCGGCGAAGGCAAACCGGCAGGCGACAAGCCTCGTCCACCGCGCCGTCCGCGCAAACCGTCTACAGCGCAGTAA
- a CDS encoding GntR family transcriptional regulator, whose translation MKESLYKRIARELAQQIAVGTFAPGSLFPTEMELCETWQVSRHTMREALRELTEQGLISRRKGAGTRVCEPKANGVNHPLSHLEDLLLLAKNNLRVIKKIDEIVADIELSQMIGCPPGSRWLHIASTREDAHNPDAPICWTDSYASTDYAKLRTYIRDDPHSLISDLIETHYGIKSHEVHQTITAVGVPKKVAKILNVAPDSPAMRIVRRYLDRNGKVFETTISIHPAGRYTCSIVLKSQSSGE comes from the coding sequence ATGAAAGAATCTCTGTACAAGCGAATAGCACGTGAACTGGCGCAGCAAATTGCGGTGGGAACCTTCGCCCCCGGCTCGCTGTTTCCTACGGAAATGGAACTGTGCGAAACATGGCAGGTCAGCCGCCACACCATGCGTGAGGCGTTAAGGGAATTAACAGAGCAAGGTCTGATTTCACGGCGTAAAGGTGCGGGTACTCGCGTTTGCGAACCTAAGGCGAACGGCGTCAATCACCCGCTATCGCATCTTGAGGATCTGTTGCTGCTGGCCAAAAACAATCTGCGCGTCATCAAGAAAATCGATGAGATTGTGGCGGACATAGAGTTGTCCCAGATGATTGGCTGCCCGCCAGGTTCTCGATGGCTGCACATTGCCAGCACTCGCGAAGATGCGCACAACCCCGACGCGCCAATCTGCTGGACGGACAGCTATGCCAGCACGGATTACGCCAAGTTGCGCACGTACATCCGTGACGATCCACACTCATTAATCAGCGATTTGATCGAAACGCATTACGGTATCAAAAGTCATGAGGTGCATCAGACAATTACGGCTGTCGGAGTGCCCAAAAAGGTGGCAAAGATTCTCAATGTAGCGCCTGATTCGCCAGCGATGAGAATTGTGCGTCGTTATCTGGACAGGAACGGGAAAGTATTTGAGACGACGATTTCGATTCACCCGGCAGGACGATATACCTGCTCGATCGTGCTGAAATCGCAAAGTTCGGGGGAGTGA
- a CDS encoding adenylosuccinate lyase family protein: protein MASNVLDSVLFRDSFGTPAMRAVFDDRELVRKYVEVEVALAKAQARCGVIPEAAAVEIAEKCNADTLDFDLLRHETEIVGYPILPLVHQISKQAGESGGYVHWGATTQDIMDTAVVLQIRDAFALIESDMDKLRATLADLSRRYRDTPMAGRTHLQQALPVTFGYKAAIWLDMFERHAERLTQARPRVLVGEFAGAAGTLASLGDKGLAVQKAMMEELGLNVPTSTWHVARDGFAEAVNLLAVITGSLGKIAYDVMLLAANEFGELYEPFVKGRGASSTMPQKRNPISSELMLACAKGVRQQAGLMLDAMVQDLERATGPWHAEWIAIPESFVLSAGALHQANFMLAGLVVDEAAMKRNLGMTNGLIVAEAVMMGLAPYIGRQDAHDVVYDACRIVNEQGGRLADVLNAMPSVSERLDPQLIEKLTDPANYLGMAPAMVDQVLARYMSRK from the coding sequence ATGGCTTCGAATGTACTTGATTCTGTTCTGTTCAGGGATTCTTTCGGTACACCGGCGATGCGCGCGGTGTTTGACGATCGCGAACTGGTGCGCAAATACGTGGAAGTGGAAGTGGCATTAGCCAAAGCCCAGGCACGCTGCGGTGTGATACCCGAGGCTGCTGCGGTGGAAATTGCTGAAAAATGTAATGCCGACACGCTCGATTTTGATTTATTGCGCCATGAAACCGAAATTGTGGGTTATCCGATCCTACCGCTGGTCCACCAGATTTCTAAACAGGCTGGCGAGTCCGGCGGTTATGTGCACTGGGGGGCAACCACTCAGGACATTATGGACACCGCAGTGGTCCTGCAAATTCGTGATGCTTTTGCGCTCATTGAATCCGATATGGACAAACTCCGCGCCACGCTGGCCGATCTTTCACGCCGCTACCGTGATACGCCGATGGCCGGGAGAACCCATTTACAACAGGCTTTGCCGGTGACATTCGGTTACAAAGCGGCCATCTGGCTGGATATGTTTGAACGCCACGCGGAACGTCTTACCCAGGCGCGTCCTCGTGTATTGGTTGGCGAATTTGCGGGGGCGGCCGGTACGCTGGCATCGCTGGGGGATAAAGGGCTGGCGGTACAAAAAGCGATGATGGAAGAGCTTGGTCTGAATGTTCCAACCTCCACCTGGCACGTCGCGCGTGATGGTTTTGCCGAAGCGGTGAACCTGTTAGCGGTGATTACCGGGTCGCTGGGTAAGATTGCCTACGACGTAATGCTGCTGGCAGCTAACGAGTTTGGTGAGCTGTATGAGCCGTTTGTTAAAGGGCGTGGCGCCAGCAGTACCATGCCGCAGAAACGCAACCCTATTTCCAGCGAGCTGATGCTGGCCTGTGCCAAAGGTGTTCGCCAACAGGCAGGGTTGATGCTTGATGCGATGGTACAAGATCTGGAGCGTGCAACCGGGCCGTGGCATGCCGAATGGATTGCCATCCCGGAAAGTTTCGTTCTCAGCGCGGGGGCGTTGCATCAGGCCAATTTTATGCTGGCGGGGCTGGTGGTCGATGAAGCGGCGATGAAACGTAACCTCGGTATGACCAACGGATTGATTGTAGCTGAGGCAGTCATGATGGGATTGGCCCCGTACATCGGTCGTCAGGATGCACATGACGTGGTGTACGACGCCTGCCGTATCGTCAACGAACAGGGTGGGCGATTGGCTGATGTGCTGAATGCGATGCCCTCTGTCTCTGAACGACTGGACCCACAGTTGATTGAAAAACTGACCGACCCGGCAAATTACCTTGGAATGGCACCGGCGATGGTGGATCAGGTATTAGCAAGATATATGTCGCGGAAATGA